In the genome of Salmo trutta chromosome 18, fSalTru1.1, whole genome shotgun sequence, one region contains:
- the LOC115152871 gene encoding cytochrome c oxidase assembly factor 3 homolog, mitochondrial, translating to MSDQKPTVDPEVPFAKRIDPNKEDLTRDEFYFIRQVELAQWKKKSQQLRGRNIATGLGIGAIVMGIYAYTFYSVKQEKIMDELDEEAKMRGAKTGSN from the exons ATGTCTGACCAGAAACCAACGGTGGATCCTGAAGTTCCCTTTGCCAAGAGAATAGATCCAAACAAGGAGGATCTTACCAGGGACGAGTTCTACTTTATCAGACAAGTGGAGCTTGCGCAATGGAAGAAGAAATCGCAGCAGCTGAGGGGCCGTAATATTGCAACAGGACTTGGTATCGGAGCCATTGTAATGGGAATTT ATGCCTACACGTTTTACTCAGTGAAACAGGAGAAGATCATGGATGAGCTGGATGAGGAGGCCAAGATGAGAGGGGCAAAGACAGGCTCCAACTGA